In Bernardetia litoralis DSM 6794, the genomic window ATCATCAAAATTTACAGGTTTTTGCATATAATCATTAATTCCTACGGCATTAAAATCCTTAGAAGTATAATTACGAGCATTTCCTGTAATTGCAATAATTGGAATTTTAGATTTTTTAGGGTCGCTCATTGCACGGATTTTTTTAGCACATTCCATTCCGTCCATTTTTGGCATGTTGATGTCCATTAATATTGCATCAAAATCTTCCATTGCCATTGCTTCCAATACTTGCAAACCATCTTTTGCTGTTTCGATTTCATAATTTTGAAACTGCAATACTTTGCGAGTAATATTTTGAATTACAGAACTGTCTTCTGCAATAAGTATTTTTTTAGAACCCATAATAAATATATTTGAATGATAAGATGGTAAATGAAAATTGGAAAATAATAGAATAACTCATTAGTTAATTAATTGAAGATTATCAAATACCGTACTAACCAGTTAATAGATACCTTTGTCTAGTATCTTCTATAATTGTATTTTTTTATATTCTTTTTTAACTCAAGAACAAAAATTAATTTGTTTGTTCTCAAATCTACACTACTTTTAGCAAAAAGCAAAATTTTTTATTCGATTATTCTTATTATTTCAGCAGAATAACACTTTTTTCTGAAAAGAATCTTATTTATGAATCACGATTCCCAACTCGTTCGAAATTTGTATTTCTTGAGCTTTAAGTTCTTGATAGATAAGTAATAATTTTTCTATTTCTTCTTGACTTTGATTGTTTGCTTTTTTGATTTTGCGTACATTTTCATTCAAAATTCCTTTCAAATACACTCGTTTTAAATGCAAAATTGTTTGAGGAATAATAGTAGATAATTGCTTTTCTTCATTTGGAATAACAAGCTGCATTCGTTTTTCCCAATTTGGACTAATCTGTGAGGGGTCGGTCAAAAATCCTGTAACAATTTGTATTAATTTTTCATCATTTTGAATAAAATCTCTTAATAACTCTTGATATGAAATTTTAATATCATTGATTCGTGCATTTTCATAAATAATACGAAGCTGAGAATAAGAAAGATTAAGAGATGGAATTTCACTAATTTCTTCCAAAATATAATCACAAATATACTCTCCTCCTGCAATCGTTTCGTGTCCATAACGAATCAAAAGGCGTGTAATTTCATCTTCGTACTGACGAAAAACAGTAAGTTCTCTTTCTTCTTTTTTTTGAGGATTGAAGGCAGCTTCTAGTTCAGATAAATCAATGGCTTGCCCTCCAAACTCTTCATAATAACTCGGC contains:
- a CDS encoding response regulator, encoding MGSKKILIAEDSSVIQNITRKVLQFQNYEIETAKDGLQVLEAMAMEDFDAILMDINMPKMDGMECAKKIRAMSDPKKSKIPIIAITGNARNYTSKDFNAVGINDYMQKPVNFDDLVEKLSSYLEK